The following proteins are encoded in a genomic region of Streptomyces lunaelactis:
- a CDS encoding SUKH-4 family immunity protein has protein sequence MRNLAVREYLSSVGLPVEHVLFSASEAAGGGVSKVEGRDLLKLGSGGDGDDAYCVDCGTGQVLYVGDGGPPLFLVNSSPRNLSECLNVFELEITRSAGEADPAMLEELADLLGRSLGEIDPSALDDDPGFWRSILFDVAIGDYVDDEAI, from the coding sequence GTGAGAAACCTTGCGGTGCGAGAATACCTTTCTTCGGTCGGCCTGCCTGTCGAGCATGTCCTTTTTTCGGCTTCGGAAGCCGCTGGTGGCGGTGTCTCGAAGGTTGAAGGCCGCGACCTCCTTAAATTGGGATCTGGAGGGGATGGCGACGATGCGTACTGTGTTGATTGTGGAACCGGACAGGTGCTCTATGTCGGCGACGGTGGTCCGCCTCTATTTCTTGTGAATTCATCGCCTCGGAACTTGTCTGAATGTTTGAACGTATTTGAACTTGAAATCACTCGATCCGCAGGCGAAGCTGATCCGGCAATGCTGGAGGAACTTGCCGACCTGTTGGGCAGGTCCCTCGGGGAGATTGATCCGTCGGCCCTGGACGACGACCCGGGTTTTTGGCGTTCGATTCTCTTTGATGTGGCAATCGGTGACTATGTGGATGATGAGGCGATCTGA
- a CDS encoding sugar ABC transporter substrate-binding protein: MSALGSVFALGFGAVAVVVTRRTYQIESDRDRVNAEAREVQESFARRAQAGLVSAWWGQSSEGQWGAFVRNTSEIPVYQAYLTVLGLDDHSDNIKVHYLVLPPSDGALFCPIGSGQPAQGATARRVKLSFTDTAGVRWLRNQYGSLTELQPNLLIAADPLRAGVLAQFEADFLATYGATVAFDTDSAGRPQKQFVADFEESSLVDALICPHDWIGDLVSRDMIEPTVLAADHQNAFPGWALSALTVDGRLYGIPTTVDTVALIRNTLLAPQPPSTFDELVATGNALRDAGRVTDVFTLRVGEHGDPFQIWPLFASAGGWLFGMTTDGRWDPTRIGLATPESIAAFERLREFGEAGARLLRRSMDRDEALELFAAARSPYLITSSDALQRLRQTNIPIAVSAVPPFADGAPAETFTLVHSLVMAKRGLNKIIAHDLFADYLTHNHVMTALSDGIVAPVALVSTTTEDTAIQQFLALCELGTPMPSFPQMDAIWRVLEEAEVAVIAGAPAEATARQAAANVAAVFTTEEGNSLGRPVVA, translated from the coding sequence GTGTCGGCGCTCGGCTCCGTGTTTGCGCTGGGATTCGGCGCTGTCGCGGTCGTGGTCACACGCCGCACGTACCAGATCGAGTCGGATCGCGACCGCGTCAATGCGGAAGCCCGGGAAGTCCAGGAGTCCTTCGCCCGCAGGGCTCAGGCCGGGCTGGTATCGGCCTGGTGGGGCCAGTCATCGGAAGGGCAGTGGGGCGCATTCGTGCGCAATACCTCGGAGATTCCGGTGTACCAGGCATATTTGACAGTGCTTGGGTTAGACGACCACTCCGACAACATCAAGGTCCACTACCTCGTTCTACCACCGTCGGACGGTGCCCTGTTCTGCCCGATAGGCAGCGGACAGCCAGCTCAGGGGGCAACTGCCCGTCGCGTGAAGCTCAGCTTCACAGACACGGCCGGCGTTCGCTGGCTGCGCAACCAGTACGGCAGTCTGACTGAACTTCAACCGAACCTGCTCATCGCTGCCGACCCACTCCGTGCGGGGGTACTGGCTCAGTTCGAGGCCGACTTCCTGGCGACCTACGGAGCCACGGTCGCCTTCGACACTGACTCAGCCGGCCGTCCGCAGAAGCAGTTCGTCGCCGACTTCGAGGAGTCCTCCTTGGTCGACGCGCTGATCTGTCCGCACGATTGGATCGGAGATCTGGTCTCCCGGGACATGATCGAGCCGACTGTCCTGGCCGCCGACCATCAGAACGCTTTCCCCGGATGGGCGCTGTCCGCACTGACCGTCGACGGCCGCCTGTACGGGATACCGACGACTGTGGACACCGTCGCGTTGATCCGCAACACTCTGCTCGCTCCGCAACCGCCCTCGACCTTCGACGAGTTGGTAGCCACGGGCAATGCGTTGCGGGATGCCGGCCGTGTGACCGACGTTTTCACATTGCGAGTCGGCGAACATGGGGACCCCTTCCAGATATGGCCGTTGTTCGCCAGCGCCGGCGGTTGGCTCTTCGGCATGACGACCGATGGCAGGTGGGATCCCACACGAATCGGCCTGGCCACTCCGGAATCCATCGCTGCTTTCGAACGACTACGAGAGTTCGGAGAGGCGGGCGCGAGGCTGCTCCGCCGGTCGATGGACCGTGATGAAGCTCTCGAACTGTTCGCCGCAGCCCGCAGTCCGTACCTGATCACTTCCTCAGATGCCCTTCAGCGCCTACGGCAGACCAACATCCCGATCGCCGTCAGTGCTGTGCCACCGTTCGCCGACGGCGCGCCCGCCGAGACTTTCACCTTGGTCCACAGCTTGGTCATGGCCAAGCGCGGCCTCAACAAGATTATCGCCCATGACCTGTTCGCCGACTATCTGACCCACAACCACGTCATGACTGCTCTGTCGGACGGCATCGTCGCACCAGTCGCGCTGGTCAGCACGACGACCGAAGACACCGCGATCCAGCAGTTCCTGGCGCTCTGCGAACTGGGAACGCCGATGCCGTCATTCCCGCAGATGGATGCGATCTGGCGAGTCCTGGAGGAAGCCGAGGTCGCAGTCATCGCCGGAGCTCCCGCAGAAGCGACCGCCAGGCAAGCCGCTGCGAACGTGGCGGCGGTCTTCACGACTGAGGAGGGGAACTCGCTTGGCCGACCCGTGGTGGCGTAG
- a CDS encoding alpha-amylase family glycosyl hydrolase translates to MYPRSFCDADARGEGNLPGVRSRLPYLMDLGVDAIWLNPFYPSPMHDGGYDVADYCDVDPRFGTLRDFDALVADAMALGIRVIIDIVPNHCSSRHPWFEEALSSGPGSNARERFIFRDTPNNWQSHFDGPAWTRTPDGQYYLHLFDSTQPDFNWRHPDVVAMFERVLRFWLDRGVAAVRVDMANTLFKDSELPDRLADSRLVPYYNRPELHDLYRSWRGILDSYPADVYPGPRGAIAEIWFDDPDSARPYLADGGLPQTFNFRLMLVPWAAAELRAVIDEARQLVADSGGSMPWVLGNHDITRMVSRLGIDQALIRHPTEALRRGTVEPDKVLGTRRARAAALLILALPGTAYLYQGDELGLPEHLAIPVERRDDPTFHRTGGAAVGRDGCRVPLPWSGDAPPYGFANQPVRTWLPQPLDWAALTVATELSEVDSVLNLYRSALRLRRQHPALGDGEMRWLDAGADTLAFTREPGFGFVANFGDRPVMMPAGSHVILASGPLYGALLPADTAVWLKFQ, encoded by the coding sequence GTGTACCCGCGCAGCTTCTGCGATGCCGACGCTCGTGGAGAAGGCAACCTACCGGGGGTGCGGTCTCGTCTTCCCTACCTCATGGACCTTGGCGTGGACGCCATCTGGTTGAACCCGTTCTACCCTTCACCGATGCACGACGGTGGCTACGACGTTGCAGACTACTGCGATGTCGACCCGAGGTTCGGAACGCTGAGGGACTTCGACGCTCTCGTCGCCGACGCCATGGCATTGGGGATCAGGGTAATCATCGATATCGTCCCGAATCACTGCTCATCGCGGCACCCCTGGTTTGAGGAAGCGCTGAGCTCCGGGCCCGGCAGCAATGCGAGGGAACGGTTCATCTTCCGCGACACGCCCAACAACTGGCAGTCGCACTTCGACGGCCCGGCGTGGACGAGGACGCCAGATGGCCAGTACTACCTTCATTTGTTCGACTCCACTCAGCCGGACTTCAATTGGCGGCATCCCGATGTCGTCGCGATGTTCGAACGGGTGCTGCGGTTCTGGCTCGATCGCGGGGTCGCTGCGGTTCGGGTCGATATGGCCAATACTTTGTTCAAGGATTCTGAACTGCCGGATCGGCTGGCGGATTCGCGGCTGGTCCCCTACTACAACCGACCTGAGCTCCACGATCTCTACCGATCGTGGCGCGGGATCCTGGATTCGTATCCGGCAGATGTCTACCCCGGCCCCCGGGGAGCGATCGCCGAGATCTGGTTCGACGACCCGGACTCGGCGCGACCGTACCTAGCAGATGGCGGGCTGCCGCAGACCTTCAACTTCCGCCTGATGCTGGTGCCGTGGGCCGCAGCTGAACTGCGTGCTGTGATCGACGAGGCTCGGCAATTGGTCGCTGATTCCGGCGGTTCGATGCCATGGGTACTCGGCAATCACGACATCACCAGGATGGTCAGCCGACTCGGCATCGATCAGGCGCTCATCCGCCACCCCACCGAGGCGCTTCGACGTGGAACTGTCGAGCCTGACAAGGTGCTGGGAACACGCAGGGCGCGAGCAGCCGCACTGCTGATACTCGCCCTCCCCGGAACCGCCTACCTGTACCAAGGCGACGAACTCGGGCTCCCTGAGCACCTGGCCATCCCCGTGGAACGGCGGGATGATCCAACGTTCCACCGCACTGGTGGAGCGGCCGTTGGGCGGGACGGATGCCGGGTACCGTTGCCATGGTCCGGTGACGCTCCTCCGTACGGATTCGCGAACCAACCGGTGCGAACCTGGCTGCCGCAGCCGCTGGACTGGGCAGCGCTGACGGTGGCGACGGAACTGTCCGAGGTGGATTCCGTACTCAACCTCTACCGCAGCGCACTGCGCCTACGCCGCCAGCACCCAGCACTCGGTGACGGCGAGATGCGCTGGCTTGACGCGGGTGCCGATACGTTGGCGTTCACTCGCGAGCCAGGGTTCGGGTTCGTGGCCAATTTCGGAGACAGGCCTGTCATGATGCCGGCCGGCAGTCACGTCATCCTCGCCAGTGGGCCACTGTACGGCGCCCTGCTGCCCGCTGATACCGCGGTCTGGCTCAAGTTCCAGTGA
- a CDS encoding fatty acyl-AMP ligase, whose translation MQTNHQYSVRLPEGVAGEHGALTTLIDLCRTRAAAEPDRKSFVFLGDGVDESDSLTLAELDRCARAIAVTLLKQAPTAGACALLSYPPGLEFHAAFLGCIYAGLIPVPVAPLDGTRGNAKWTRVESIAASSESRLFLSTGPMLAAAEPVLTGTEGLARLDRVATDEVCLDLARQWTPPVTAAEMVAYLQYSSGSTGVPKGVAITHSNVLNNLSLIYDNTRRSADDAGLPRPSSVSWLPPHHNMGLICNVLESLFSGRDVTLLPTMTFVQRPLTWLRAISRLGRADSCAPNFAYDLCVRRVTDAQRRELDLSRWEMALVGGEPVRADTLDRFCAAFAEAGFRRGALSPAYGLAEATVMVTAVPVGQGPEVLRVDSEALAAGKVRPAASALDSRELVGCGPIHPLSTAVAVDPETGKPCDEDEVGEIFVSGPSVATGYLNAPKESAETFMGTLPDQPGERFLRTGDLGFLHSGELFITGRAKDVIIIAGANHYPQDIEATVEASHPAVREFGACAVSVDDGAHERLIVLAETMAAAGGGSDEPVTAQEIKQEIRRAVHAGHRIQVHDVVLLKPGTLPLTTTGKLQRRDSRDRYLGGSFEAALIE comes from the coding sequence ATGCAAACCAATCATCAGTACAGTGTCCGCCTGCCCGAGGGCGTGGCCGGTGAGCATGGCGCACTGACGACGTTGATCGACCTGTGCCGCACTCGTGCGGCAGCTGAGCCCGACCGGAAGAGCTTTGTGTTCCTGGGCGATGGTGTCGATGAATCCGACTCACTGACCCTGGCCGAACTCGACCGCTGTGCGCGGGCGATCGCCGTGACGCTGCTGAAGCAGGCTCCAACCGCAGGCGCATGCGCGCTGCTGAGTTACCCGCCCGGACTGGAGTTCCACGCCGCCTTCCTGGGCTGCATCTATGCGGGTCTGATCCCGGTGCCGGTAGCTCCGCTCGACGGCACGCGGGGCAATGCCAAATGGACTCGGGTGGAGTCGATTGCCGCCAGTTCCGAGTCCCGGCTGTTCCTGTCCACCGGCCCTATGCTTGCCGCCGCGGAGCCCGTCCTCACCGGCACCGAAGGGCTCGCCCGACTCGACCGGGTGGCGACCGACGAGGTATGCCTGGACCTGGCCCGGCAGTGGACCCCGCCGGTGACCGCCGCTGAGATGGTCGCCTACCTGCAGTACTCCTCGGGATCGACCGGAGTGCCGAAGGGCGTCGCGATCACTCACAGCAATGTGCTGAACAATCTGTCGTTGATATACGACAACACGCGTCGGTCTGCCGACGACGCCGGGCTGCCCCGCCCGTCGTCGGTGTCGTGGCTGCCGCCGCACCACAACATGGGCCTCATCTGCAACGTCCTCGAGTCCCTCTTCTCCGGCCGGGACGTCACACTGCTGCCGACGATGACGTTCGTACAGCGTCCGCTCACGTGGCTGCGGGCGATCTCCCGGCTCGGACGCGCGGACAGCTGCGCGCCGAACTTCGCCTACGACCTGTGTGTCCGCCGGGTGACCGACGCTCAGCGCCGGGAACTCGACCTCAGCCGTTGGGAGATGGCTCTGGTCGGAGGTGAGCCCGTCCGCGCCGATACCCTCGACCGCTTCTGCGCGGCATTCGCAGAGGCCGGCTTCCGGCGCGGGGCGCTGTCCCCCGCGTACGGCCTCGCCGAGGCGACAGTGATGGTCACGGCCGTGCCGGTCGGCCAGGGCCCGGAAGTCCTGCGCGTGGACTCCGAGGCGCTCGCCGCCGGAAAAGTGCGCCCGGCCGCGTCGGCACTGGACAGTCGGGAGCTGGTCGGCTGCGGCCCGATCCATCCGTTGAGCACGGCTGTCGCCGTCGACCCGGAGACCGGCAAGCCCTGCGATGAGGACGAGGTGGGCGAGATCTTCGTGTCCGGCCCGAGCGTCGCAACGGGCTACCTGAACGCTCCCAAGGAGAGTGCCGAGACCTTCATGGGGACCCTTCCCGACCAGCCGGGCGAGCGGTTTCTCCGTACCGGTGACCTCGGATTTCTGCACAGCGGGGAGCTGTTCATCACCGGTCGGGCGAAGGACGTCATCATCATCGCCGGTGCCAACCACTACCCGCAGGACATCGAAGCCACTGTTGAGGCCAGCCATCCGGCAGTCCGCGAGTTCGGTGCTTGCGCGGTGTCGGTCGACGACGGCGCACATGAACGGCTCATCGTGCTCGCCGAGACGATGGCGGCAGCCGGCGGCGGGAGTGACGAGCCGGTGACCGCGCAGGAGATCAAGCAGGAGATCAGGCGCGCCGTCCATGCAGGACACCGCATCCAGGTACACGATGTCGTCCTCCTCAAGCCGGGGACGCTGCCGCTCACGACGACCGGCAAGCTGCAACGTCGCGACAGCCGGGACCGATACCTGGGGGGTTCCTTCGAGGCCGCCCTCATCGAATGA
- a CDS encoding fatty acyl-AMP ligase, whose translation MAMAKPNRRTTMSEDAITEFRLEPTTLVELCRYRASRDPDRRMFAFLENDLEESDSLTLAQLDARARAIAVRLSRHAPPGARAVLSYPPGLDFVSAFFGCLYAGLIAVPAPPVLRVGVDDRYTRFRAIVNSCQPDLVLSKGSRLDRVDTLLKDMSTPRRPTSVATDEISGTDAYGWNAPRIGPDTIAYLQYTSGTTGPPRGVELTHGNVLHNLSLILANGCRDTDDFDRLPPVVSWLPVFHDMGLITGVLQPLYVGYDAVLMPPSAFTQDPVNWLRAISDRGAGISSAPGFGYELCVRRLSEQQLRSLDFSGWRIAVVGDEPVRAEMIDQFSAMLAPFGFRREAFFPSYGIAESTVMLSGGPVEPEPVIRRFDAVALAKGQVQRAGREDGARRLVGLGQLHPSMTVAVVDPATGEPCAPDETGEILASGPSIGAAYWNAPEETASTFNATVRGHEGRQFLRTGSLGFLDGGQLFVTCRVDDLIVVEGMQHYPYDIEATAGGSHAAIREGCCCAFTVEDGGRTRLVVLAEINSRYRVVAGPPPDAPSGARATVGADEVEEAVREAVFAGHSLRADEVLLVKAGSLPFTTSGKLQRSRCRSRYRARVFETV comes from the coding sequence ATGGCAATGGCCAAGCCGAACAGGAGGACCACGATGTCAGAGGATGCCATCACAGAATTCCGACTCGAGCCGACGACCTTGGTCGAGCTCTGCAGGTATCGCGCGTCCAGGGACCCGGATCGACGGATGTTCGCCTTCCTGGAGAACGACCTCGAAGAGTCCGACTCGCTCACCCTCGCCCAACTCGACGCCCGCGCAAGGGCGATCGCCGTGCGTCTGAGCAGGCATGCCCCGCCGGGCGCCCGCGCCGTTCTGAGTTACCCGCCGGGTCTGGACTTCGTGTCCGCCTTCTTCGGCTGCCTGTATGCCGGCCTGATCGCGGTGCCCGCTCCTCCGGTGCTGCGCGTCGGCGTCGACGACCGGTATACGCGCTTCCGGGCAATCGTCAACAGCTGCCAGCCGGATCTGGTGCTGTCGAAAGGGTCCAGGCTGGACCGTGTCGACACTTTGCTGAAGGACATGTCCACACCGCGCCGGCCGACCTCTGTGGCGACTGACGAGATCAGTGGGACGGACGCATACGGCTGGAATGCCCCCCGCATCGGCCCGGACACGATCGCGTACCTGCAGTACACCTCCGGCACGACCGGTCCGCCCCGGGGTGTGGAGCTCACCCATGGCAACGTCCTGCACAACCTCTCGCTGATCCTGGCCAACGGTTGCCGGGACACGGACGACTTCGACCGGCTGCCGCCCGTTGTGTCCTGGCTGCCCGTGTTCCACGACATGGGACTGATCACCGGGGTCCTGCAGCCGCTCTATGTCGGGTACGACGCCGTACTGATGCCGCCGTCGGCGTTCACCCAGGATCCGGTCAACTGGCTCCGCGCGATATCGGACCGCGGGGCGGGCATAAGTTCGGCACCCGGTTTCGGGTACGAGCTGTGCGTGCGGCGCCTCTCCGAGCAGCAGCTGCGTTCCCTCGATTTCAGCGGCTGGCGGATCGCGGTGGTCGGGGACGAGCCGGTGCGTGCAGAGATGATTGACCAGTTCAGTGCCATGCTCGCCCCGTTCGGCTTTCGCCGAGAGGCGTTCTTCCCGAGTTACGGCATCGCCGAGTCCACCGTGATGCTCAGCGGCGGGCCGGTGGAGCCCGAACCGGTGATCCGGCGGTTCGACGCGGTGGCGCTGGCGAAAGGCCAGGTACAACGAGCCGGTCGCGAGGACGGAGCCCGCCGACTGGTCGGCCTGGGCCAGTTGCACCCGTCCATGACCGTCGCGGTGGTGGATCCGGCCACCGGCGAACCGTGCGCCCCGGACGAGACAGGGGAGATCCTGGCATCCGGACCGAGTATCGGTGCCGCGTACTGGAACGCCCCGGAGGAGACGGCAAGTACGTTCAACGCCACCGTGCGCGGCCATGAGGGCCGCCAGTTCCTGCGCACCGGCAGCCTCGGCTTTCTGGACGGCGGTCAGCTCTTCGTCACCTGCCGGGTGGACGACCTCATCGTCGTGGAGGGCATGCAGCACTACCCGTACGACATCGAGGCGACCGCGGGAGGAAGCCACGCGGCCATACGGGAAGGCTGCTGCTGCGCATTCACCGTCGAGGACGGCGGACGCACGCGCCTCGTCGTCCTGGCTGAGATCAACAGCCGGTACCGCGTCGTGGCCGGCCCTCCGCCGGACGCTCCGTCAGGTGCACGCGCGACCGTCGGGGCGGACGAGGTCGAAGAAGCCGTCCGGGAGGCCGTCTTCGCCGGGCACAGTCTCCGGGCCGACGAGGTCCTCCTGGTCAAGGCCGGTTCGCTGCCGTTCACCACCAGCGGCAAGCTACAGCGCTCGCGGTGCCGGTCCAGGTACCGGGCGCGGGTGTTCGAGACGGTCTGA
- a CDS encoding beta-ketoacyl-[acyl-carrier-protein] synthase family protein: protein MSYEASDDYFLGYPKLPDLPGSPDGEVLGTTGVVVTGLGMTTPLGADVHSTWTGLLAGESPVTVLDEPWARDLPVRLAGRLSQEPTEVLHRVEARRMDRCQQIAMVAARQAWADAGAPTVAPERLAVVIGTGLGGGKTLVDQHDLSSAKGPGRVSPFAVTMLMPNGPAAAVSLDLGARAGAHAPTSACASGAEAIAMGLAILRAGRADVVVAGGTEACIGRLSMAAFARMGALSSRHDEPQSASRPFDSARDGFVMAEGAGAVVLERADSARARGARAYATLAGTGMSSDAHAMTAPSADGQISAIRQALSSGGLGPQDIVHVNAHAPGTPVGDRIEASALLESIGPHALVTATKSITGHLIGGAGAIEAIFTVLSIFNDVIPATRNLDDKDPEVKVDIVTGSPRHTKVTAAISNSFGFGGHNVVLAFTKSA, encoded by the coding sequence ATGTCCTACGAAGCATCTGACGACTACTTCTTGGGTTATCCGAAGCTCCCCGATCTCCCCGGTTCCCCGGACGGGGAAGTCCTCGGCACAACCGGCGTTGTGGTCACCGGATTAGGAATGACCACGCCGTTGGGTGCCGACGTCCACTCCACCTGGACGGGGCTGCTCGCCGGCGAATCCCCGGTCACCGTGCTCGACGAACCGTGGGCCCGCGACCTGCCCGTACGGCTGGCAGGCCGACTGAGTCAGGAACCGACCGAGGTACTGCACCGGGTCGAGGCCCGGCGGATGGACCGCTGCCAGCAGATTGCGATGGTGGCGGCCCGGCAGGCATGGGCCGACGCCGGCGCGCCCACGGTGGCGCCTGAGCGGTTGGCCGTGGTGATCGGCACAGGCCTCGGCGGCGGGAAGACCCTGGTCGACCAGCACGACCTGTCCTCGGCGAAGGGGCCGGGGCGCGTGTCGCCCTTCGCCGTGACGATGCTGATGCCCAACGGCCCGGCCGCCGCCGTCAGTCTGGACCTCGGCGCCCGCGCCGGCGCCCACGCGCCGACCAGCGCCTGTGCCTCTGGAGCGGAGGCAATCGCCATGGGACTCGCCATACTTCGTGCCGGGCGGGCCGACGTCGTTGTCGCCGGCGGCACCGAGGCATGCATCGGGCGGCTGTCCATGGCGGCCTTCGCCCGCATGGGAGCCCTGTCCAGCCGTCATGACGAACCTCAGAGCGCATCGCGGCCGTTCGACAGCGCGCGTGACGGCTTCGTCATGGCGGAGGGCGCCGGAGCCGTCGTTCTGGAACGAGCCGATTCCGCAAGAGCTCGTGGCGCGCGGGCGTATGCCACGCTTGCCGGTACGGGGATGAGCTCCGACGCGCACGCCATGACAGCTCCTTCAGCGGACGGTCAGATCAGTGCGATCCGCCAGGCCTTGAGCTCCGGCGGCCTCGGCCCGCAGGACATCGTTCACGTCAACGCTCACGCTCCCGGTACGCCCGTCGGTGACCGTATCGAAGCGTCGGCGTTGCTGGAATCGATCGGCCCGCATGCTCTCGTGACGGCGACCAAGTCGATCACGGGCCATCTCATAGGCGGGGCGGGCGCGATCGAGGCCATCTTCACGGTCCTGAGCATCTTCAACGACGTGATTCCCGCGACCAGGAACCTCGACGACAAGGACCCCGAGGTGAAGGTGGACATCGTCACGGGAAGTCCTCGGCACACCAAGGTCACCGCGGCCATCTCGAACTCGTTCGGTTTCGGCGGTCACAACGTGGTCCTCGCTTTCACCAAGTCCGCCTGA
- a CDS encoding LuxR C-terminal-related transcriptional regulator: MDEFSTLEVMLVDNEDLVRRGFRHALGEASDITVVADTRVGEEALRMFELRRPQVVLVDAEYEFIRKLAKPSGAAAPGIAPGFVPGIVVLTSIDLDSHLFGSLKAGASGFLLKSASQEELTSAVRAVAGGAAFICPTMTRRLIDRFEILPPPQERSHAVALATLSGRETQVLSGIAMGRSNQEIARELHVTPATVKSHVSRILAKLELPNRMHAALMAQRSGLVHPPQPAQAPRASAGPPVPPSPSSPLSSGPSRAPGQADLVKARTTL, from the coding sequence ATGGACGAATTCAGCACGTTGGAAGTAATGCTGGTCGACAATGAGGACCTTGTGCGCCGCGGTTTCCGGCATGCACTCGGGGAGGCATCGGACATCACCGTGGTCGCCGATACGAGGGTCGGCGAGGAGGCATTACGAATGTTCGAGCTGCGGCGACCGCAAGTCGTACTCGTCGATGCCGAATACGAATTCATCCGCAAACTCGCCAAGCCCTCGGGGGCGGCAGCACCAGGAATCGCACCCGGATTCGTACCCGGAATCGTCGTCCTCACCAGCATCGACCTCGACAGCCATCTGTTCGGGTCGCTGAAGGCGGGCGCAAGCGGTTTTCTGCTCAAGAGCGCCAGCCAGGAGGAGCTGACCTCAGCCGTCCGCGCGGTCGCCGGCGGCGCGGCTTTCATCTGCCCCACGATGACCCGACGGCTGATTGATCGGTTCGAGATTCTTCCGCCGCCACAGGAGCGCTCGCACGCGGTCGCCCTGGCCACCCTGAGCGGCCGGGAGACCCAAGTCCTGTCCGGTATAGCCATGGGGAGGTCGAATCAGGAGATCGCCCGCGAGCTGCATGTAACGCCCGCCACCGTGAAGTCCCACGTCTCGCGCATCCTCGCCAAGCTCGAGTTGCCGAACCGGATGCACGCGGCGCTGATGGCTCAGCGGAGCGGTCTGGTGCACCCGCCCCAGCCTGCGCAGGCTCCACGGGCCTCCGCAGGCCCTCCAGTACCCCCCAGCCCCTCAAGCCCCCTCTCCTCCGGCCCGTCCCGCGCCCCTGGTCAGGCGGACTTGGTGAAAGCGAGGACCACGTTGTGA
- a CDS encoding AraC family transcriptional regulator: MVDVGVERGVPVPACLDGSGVDENALADDAAHVRAWQELVVAQNLVRATGDAPGLGLEVGSRIPLRKYSVWGFALLASPTLREAAAVGLRYLELTFTMVGIHLQEEGDEVHLVLDDGFVPQPVRHFFVEREMANIRTILDTILGRPFTPLRLEVRIPRPEKPAAYEVFADAPIAFGAPRNAIVTLAAVLEQSLPQADRHTMQVCERECSLLLARRAHTEFAARVRELLMQWPDGIPDMGVAAAALHVSTRTLHRRLAVEGTSYRRLVDGARHARAVEMLSTLGLGVDQIAVRLGYADAAAFIRAFRRWTGATPGAYRTRVPTRPY, translated from the coding sequence ATGGTGGATGTCGGAGTCGAGCGCGGAGTTCCCGTACCGGCATGCCTGGACGGCAGCGGTGTGGACGAGAACGCTCTTGCCGACGATGCCGCACACGTCCGCGCCTGGCAGGAGCTCGTCGTGGCGCAGAACCTGGTCCGTGCCACAGGCGATGCTCCCGGCCTGGGGCTGGAGGTCGGCAGCCGGATTCCGCTGCGCAAGTACAGCGTGTGGGGCTTCGCACTGCTGGCCAGCCCAACGCTGCGCGAAGCGGCGGCTGTGGGACTGCGCTACCTGGAACTCACCTTCACCATGGTCGGGATCCACCTTCAGGAGGAAGGTGACGAGGTCCACCTCGTCCTGGACGACGGGTTTGTGCCCCAGCCCGTCCGGCACTTCTTCGTCGAGCGGGAAATGGCCAACATCCGCACCATCCTGGACACCATTCTGGGTCGGCCCTTCACCCCCCTCCGGCTGGAGGTGCGCATCCCACGGCCTGAAAAGCCCGCAGCGTACGAGGTGTTCGCCGACGCGCCGATCGCCTTCGGGGCGCCGCGCAACGCGATCGTCACCCTGGCTGCGGTACTGGAGCAGTCGCTGCCGCAGGCGGACCGCCACACGATGCAGGTGTGCGAACGCGAGTGCAGCCTCCTGCTGGCCCGACGCGCCCACACCGAATTCGCAGCGCGGGTACGGGAACTGCTCATGCAGTGGCCGGACGGGATCCCCGACATGGGCGTTGCCGCAGCCGCGCTGCACGTCTCCACCCGCACACTGCACCGGCGTCTGGCTGTGGAGGGCACTTCCTACCGGCGTCTCGTCGACGGAGCGCGGCACGCTCGCGCTGTCGAGATGCTGTCCACCCTCGGACTGGGAGTCGACCAGATCGCCGTACGGCTCGGGTACGCCGATGCGGCGGCGTTCATCCGCGCGTTCCGCCGGTGGACGGGTGCGACCCCGGGCGCCTACCGCACCAGGGTGCCGACCCGGCCGTACTGA
- a CDS encoding DUF962 domain-containing protein: MAQQTCDSYEEFWPYYVAMHSKAATRWVHLTGTLTGLAVSAYGLARGRRRYAAALPLIGYGTAWPAHFFIEKNNPATFGHPAWSLRGDVQMIRMMLAGRDGELAEIAAKWLAENR; the protein is encoded by the coding sequence ATGGCGCAGCAGACATGTGATTCGTACGAGGAGTTCTGGCCCTACTACGTCGCGATGCACTCGAAGGCAGCGACGCGTTGGGTCCATCTGACCGGCACGCTGACCGGGCTCGCGGTCAGCGCGTACGGCCTGGCGCGCGGGCGCAGGCGGTATGCGGCCGCGCTGCCCCTGATCGGCTATGGGACGGCCTGGCCCGCGCACTTCTTCATCGAGAAGAACAACCCCGCCACCTTCGGGCATCCTGCCTGGTCCCTCAGGGGCGATGTGCAGATGATCCGGATGATGCTGGCGGGCCGGGACGGCGAACTGGCCGAGATCGCCGCCAAGTGGCTCGCCGAGAACCGCTGA